From Aegilops tauschii subsp. strangulata cultivar AL8/78 chromosome 5, Aet v6.0, whole genome shotgun sequence:
CTAGCTTAGCCAGGGTCCTTAATGCAATTTGCTCAACCAAAATATTTTTTGGTGTGGCGCCTTAGGAAATCAAGTCGTGATGAGACCATCACATTTTTAGTTTTTGAAATGATTTTTTAAAAGTCCCTTATCTCATCATGACATGATTCAGACATAGTttataaaatgacatttcaaaaGTCTTTATCTCATCCTAGCATAATGTGCATAAGTTGGTtgtttttctcccgttgcaacgcatggACATATTTACTGGTATAATTAACAAAAATTGCATGCATATTGCATGTCGAGGTGGTTCTTTGGTTTATTGCATAATGAGGTGACATAGTCGTGTGTTGAAATAAATATTTTAGTAGAGATCAACTACttatttttctagaaaaaagATTAACTACTTATTTATATAGGATTTTGCTTGTCGTCGTAGCGTCGTCGCACACGCTTTTTCAACTATTAATAATACAGAAAAAAGAAGAAGCTAGATATAGCCCTGGACGACCCCAAACCCAAACAAGAAGTCAAGGAACTTTGCTGGCGCGACGGTTTGGAAATTCGATGCCCAGATCACTCTACTTATCGTTATGTTAACCCAGATCGTAGTGAGCACCTCGTTCTGTTAACCCAGATCACTCTGCTTATCGTTTTTTGGTCAATTGGAACGTAAATTGGATGACACCATTGCAGCATGCACTTTATTTTCTTGCTACTACCGAACATATGTTACCCAAGAAATTCCATTCCCCAACTCCGAGATTAAAAAAGTTCATAAAAAAACTCCTGGATAAAAAACATGTCCTACAGGCTACAGAGACACCAGGACCGTGCATTCGAAGGCACCAGTGTTTCTTGGGGATCAAGCTGCGGTTCGCTTTCGCTTGGGTAAATGGTGCTCCTGGCCGCGCACCTTGATCACTCGCCGAGGAAAAAGTCTTTGACAAGGGGAGGAAAAAGTCTCTAGATTCTGGAATCCACGCCGTCTACTCCAACCGACTACTGTGGCACGCCTCTCCGGCTCGTCGTCATCGCCGCGAGCCCCAGGGCTTAGGCATGTACAATGattaataaaatagttttatcttaagtcttgcatgtaatttagagatgataCTAAAGCATGTCTACAATACGCCATCTTTTAGCCTTATCTTAAATAACTAGCTATTCCTAAAAATATGgtgagacatattgtgctaaaAGATTATTTTTTGTCTTCTCAGAGAAGGCAAGTTTTTTCTTATAATTCCTTTTTTCTCCACCTCATCATTTATCCTACGTGACATTTCTAAAATAAAACCATTGTACATGCCTTTAGAGCATCTCAGGCGCTAGGATAGGAATCCTGGCCGATTAGCGGTTTAACCATCATATCACCCATGACATCAGCGCAATATTAGGTGCCAGGCGCTTGACCCTTTTTTTTCTCACGGGAAGGTAAACGACGCAGTGAATTGCTGCCGGTTTCTTTGTTTATTAACGCCTTAATTAGCGGCCAGCGTTGCGTAAGACGAACGCTTAAATATTTTATAATTTGATAATTTTTTTTGCTATAAGCGCCTAAGCAAGCGACTTGCATTGAATATGCCCTTAGGTCACGTACAATGTAGGGAGCTAgagtgtgtgtgtctatatatatatatatatatatatatatatatatatatatatatatatatatatatatatatatatatatatatatatatatatatatatatatatatatatatatatatatatatatatatatcacgtTCAAGATTAATAGACCGACTTccgcctgcatctactactattacttcacacagACCATTATCTAGCATGCATGTAGTGTATTAAATTTATGGacaaacggagtaatgcaataagaatgatgacatgatgtagacaagatctatttacataggaatagaccccatctttttgtccttaatagcaacgatacatgcgtgcctcgctaccctttctatcactgggtgAGAACactgcaagatcgaacccatcacaaagcacctcttcccattgcaagaaaaatcaatctagttagccaaatcaaaccaaagtttcggagaagaaatatgagacTATAATAATCAttcatataagagatcaaagaagactcaaataatattcatgaataTAAATCTGAttataaactcacaattcatcggatcccaacaaacacaccgcaaaaagtcattacatcaaatagatctccaagaacatcgagaagaatattgtattgagaatcaaaaagagagaagaagccatctagttactgcctatggacctgtaggtctgtggtaaactactcacgcatcctcagaggagcaccaatgaggatgatgaacccctccgtgattgtgttcccctccggcagggtgccggaatagggctctagattggatctcgtggtgtTGGAACTTACGGCGGCttgaattgtgtttcgtcgactcttctagggtttctggaatatttgagtatttatagagctgagaggcggcTGAAAGGACCTACGTGGGCCCCACCACCCATCagggcgtgcccaggtgggtgatgggccccacgggcctcccctcgtgcacttccttggctcccaagttgtcttctgggcagaaaatatctccaaaaagtttcatgacatttggacttcgtttgatactgatattctgcgaagtaaaaaacaatcaaaaaacaacaactgacactgggcactatgttaataggttagtcccaaaaaatgatatatatactctctctgttcctaaatatttttctttttagagatttcaaatggactaccacatacagatgtatatagacatattttagagtgtagattcactcattttgctccgtatgtagtcacttgttgaaatctctagaaagacaaatatttagaaatggagggagtaattgctataaaatgaatgtaaaacatccaagaatgataatataactgcatggaacaataaaaaattataaatacgttggagacgtatcaatcgtGTCCCCGACAGGCGGGCCAGGGGAGGACAGGGGCGTGTGTCCCGCCCGTCCACGCGTTGTTCGTTCGGCCTCAAACACGGCCCAAAGTTGGGCCAGGAATGGGTCGAAAGCGGACTGAAAATGGACAACGGTATGTTTGCTCCCGCGCGTTGGGCGGCCAGTTCTGTCCGTTTACCCCCAAGTGGACGCGGGCGGGccatttggggtcgtgcgttggagttggcctcaTGGACATCCTACAACTTCCCATGGTGCTCAACATTGTGTTGCCGCTCATGCAGCAGATGGCGTGGCCATGCCTGCGCCTCATCATCGTGTCTGGGTTTGAAGTCACACTCGATGTTGGCGCCGTGGCGATGTATGTTGGGACGATGGTGATCCTTAAGGCGGGGTCGATGTCCCACTCCGGACACAGATCATCTGACGTAGCTAACCATGCCTTTCCTTGCCTTTcagtcgctgacaggtgggccccgcgcctagtgggacccatgtgtcagtgtctcaacGGCAGGATGGGCTACGCCAGGGGATCCTCGTCCGTCCCACTCCTCCACCCCATAGGTACTAGTACAACGAGATCATCCCAAGGACGCTTTCAACGTCTAGGTGTAATGGACCGACCATTGACCCCATTCAATAAGTGAAACATATTAGTCGTCCGCTCTCTCGAATTGAGAAGTAAGCTAGGGTCAGATATGTGTCAAGTTTGTATATTGTGTTGTTGTATTGTGATCAGTATATTGTGTTGTGGTATGTCTGAAGTACTAGTATATTATACTGTTGTATTGTGATCAGTATATTTGTGTTGTGGTATGTCTGAAGTACTAGTATATTATACTGGTGTACGTGTGTCAAAGTGCTCCCTACTCCTAAACTAGAGTTTGGATAATTTTTTTCTCAAAAGTACAACTCTGGCCCTTCTCACTCTACATATAAGATTTGTTTGAAGTCACACTTAATAAAATTTAACCATATTTATATGAAAAAATGTCAAGATCTATAGTATTGTAATTATATAATATGAAAATTCAATTCATCACACACCTAATGGTATTAAATTTGTATTGTAAATGTTGATATATTTTCTATAAGGTTGATCGACGTTTACAAACTTTGACTTCAGAAAAATTTTATATACGAAGTAAAAAAGGACTGGATGAAGTATATGCTGTGAAGTCGACCAAATTTAGAGAGAAGTATGTCATGAACACATTTTAAACTAGAAAGTTTGTTTCTTTGTATTGCGAACAACGGCCACGCCAGCATCAGCATGCCGCACCCTCATGCTCTGTCAGTGGAAATTGCGCAAACCACGAGCTATTGGTGCCGATTTTGCACAGAACACCACATATTGGTCCAACATTTTGGTACGCTAGCATGCTTTCCGATAAGTGGGCCCCGCTAGTGATTGCACATGTGAAAAAAAAACGGACACATAGGTCGACCACCTAAATCTGTCAATATCTTCAAAACATTTGGTCCGATTGAGTTGGAATTTTTCAAGGTCAGTATTGATTACATGTATGATCTAATTATAATTTTTTGGCATTTTTTCTAAAAATCTCAAATTTTAAAAAACTAATGAGCTAACTAAAATTTCCACGTTGATCTTTGCCACACGTACACTTACAAGCAGGACCCATCTGTTAGAAATTATATCACCGCACCTAAACACTGGATTATACCTTGCCGCAACAGATTACATAAACATGTGATGCTCTATTCAACAAACCCGTAAAGTTGGTTTACTGTACAAAATTAACACCAATAGTTGATATTTTCTCTGCTTTGTCATAGGGCAGTGCAGTACGCGCCCCTGAGCTGCCTATGCCGAGACAGACAAGCCCCGCCGTCCCCTCCTGGTCCTCTCAAGAAAGCCCTAGGGGAGCCATGCCCATGGATCAACGTCTTCTCCGCCTCCATGCCTGGACCAAATTAAAACTGAAACTTTGAATAAACATGAACAGTGAGCGATTGTTTGCGTACCAAAATGGTTCAGTTCTCTTAGAACCTGGTATGGGAAAGTAAACTAACAATTCATGAAAAagtaaaaagaaaaaagaaaaaagaccGAAACCTTTTCAACAAACTTGACTTGTTTGCGTACTCATATAATAATTTTGACAAAAAAAACTGACATCAGAAATCTGAGCGCAAATATCCGAGGACAATATAGAGTGAATAGTAACTCTAATATAGTGCTGATTTTGTATTTTCGCCAACAATATCATGAAAGTCTTCTTCGTAAAAAAAATTTTGCACGAGTGTAGCGCTTGAGGAAGCTCATTGTCAAAAGTCTTCATTTTTTTCAATAATTTTTGCAATTACTTTTTCTTAGGGAAAAAAAACGGGTGCATCTCCCCAGGTTTGAAACGTTCGCCTCCATGGCCATGCTCTTAAACAAGTGGCAAGTGGGTGACGAGAAGTTTATATAGTACTCGGAGGCGGACGCCCAGCACTCATATTCCCCTGAACCCAACCATAGCCGCCGACCATGAACTCCATGAACTACCTGTCCAACCCAAACTCTGTCTGCTCCATCATCCCACTAACCAGACGCGTCCCCCGCTCCACCTTCCGCATCGGCGCCGGCGCCGCGAGCACCATGGCTTACCGGCGTTACCGCCCCGTTCCCGTCGCCGCGAGCCCCATGGCTCACCGCCCCGTCCCAGGCTCCACTGTCCTGTGCTTTGCGAGTGCTCGGCAGCCGGAGCCCGTTCCGGAAAGCACCAGGAGGAAGCTCGTCGCCGCGCGCCTGCTCGCCGACCTCCGCGCCGACGCCATCGTTGCGCGCTGCTTGGACTCCCTGCCGGATGACCTGGACGCCGTGCGGGCCATCGCCATGGAGGTGGGGAACACGCCCATCGGAGAGGACGGCCACGTGCCGGTCATCTGCGCCGTGTCGGGGTGCAACAAGGGGGACATCGGCGCCGCCTGGGAGGCCCTGCGCCACGCGCAGAAGCGGCGCATCCGTCTCGTCGACGTCGACGTTGGTGCCATGCAGATGCAGCACAAGACGGCCGAGCAGGTGGTGGCCGACGCCAGGGACATGGTGGCTTACGCGCGCACTGTTGGATTCCTCCACATCGAGTTTACCCCCGAGGATCCCGCCAGGTACAAATTTTTGTTccacagatttgttttttttttcgcCAGGTACAAATTTTTGTTCGACAGATTTGTTGGCCAAATAATCTGATTGCAGTAGCacatgttttttctttttttggatCGAGATTGCACCGCAATtgttttttagatttttttagaCGAACTTATTTTTTAGATTAGAGAGATATTTTGCTTGCACACCGTGACACGCCGTTTGGGTGGCCCGGCCCAAACAATGGTACTGTACTACCCGTCCGTGAGTCTGGGCCGAGCCCGACGACCACAGATCGCGTCCATCAATCGATCGGTTCGCGTCCATCATTGATCAATAAAGCGAGTGTGTTTAGACTAAAAAAAAATCAATCGAGATCGATTAACCTGTCAAAAAAAATCGAGATCGATCCTCCCCacatcaaaaaaataaaaataaaatcgAGATCGATCCCCTCCGCTCCGATCTTGGTCGAGCGGCGGCGCTGGTGGCGATGGAGAGCCAAGCCAGCATCTCTCCCTGGGTCAACTCCACTTTACGGGCAAGCCAGCAGCGGCAACACGCGAGGAGCAGCCGCCGCCGATCCCCTTCTCTGCTCGCGgtactgcttcttcttcttcggaTGCCCATGCCGTTGTTCTCCTCTCATCTCCCTTGCCTACTGCTTCCGATCATGTATTGTATTCAGATTAAGTTGACACCCTTGCCGAAAATCCAGTCAGAAGTCAGTGGCCTTGTTGTCCTGTTCAACTTAAGTTTGCACGATGCGTATTTGATTTCTTGGCTGATTGTTGTGAGCATGAGTTATATATACAGGTTTACACTCATGCTGGTTTATCTCCTTTCTTTTTACAATAATAACTATTACAAACGAAGCATGAGGCTGCGAATAATAAGTCTCTCTTTGTCATCCAGGTCAGACAGGGTGTTCCTCTATCATATTCTAGGAGAAGTGATAAAAGCCGGAGCAACAAGCCTCAGCATCCCAGTTGGCCAGCACACCCCTCTTCATGAATTCCAGGAATTAATTGCTGACATAAAAGAAAACACTCCTGGGATCGAAAATGCAATCATATCTACTCCTTGCCATGACGTTCTTGGTCTTGCAAGTGCCAACACACTAGTGGTATAAATTTACTTCCTGTCATTTATTCTCTTTGgtctaatgatgatgatcatgttaCTAATTTTGGCTTGGCTTTAGGGTGTTTTTGCACGAGCAAAGCAGTTAGAGGTGACTGTCACTGTTAGTGGTGAAAGAGTCGGAAATTCTTCCATGGAGGAGGTGAGCTCCTAACACTATATTTCTACTTACAAGTTTGTCTTACGGGGTGGGGAAAATATGAGTGTGGCCTGATAATAAATTGTAACCCCTCTTCAGGTTGTCATGGAAATTAAATTTTCTCGAGAACTTTCAGGTGACCTATATACTGGAGTTAATACCCAAGGAAGTAC
This genomic window contains:
- the LOC109751481 gene encoding 2-isopropylmalate synthase A isoform X1 — its product is MESQASISPWVNSTLRASQQRQHARSSRRRSPSLLAIKLTPLPKIQSEVSGLVVLFNLSLHDAYLISWLIVVSMSYIYRSDRVFLYHILGEVIKAGATSLSIPVGQHTPLHEFQELIADIKENTPGIENAIISTPCHDVLGLASANTLVGVFARAKQLEVTVTVSGERVGNSSMEEVVMEIKFSRELSGDLYTGVNTQGSTMKSKMMQEQSGLHAQLHNATLGAIAHEREINLECTEMLKFERTCEIASYVDIGLSRRHVVRTKVVEHGYGITEKEFADLCKSSYKVVAEEQKPVAPLDSRMDITTLLYNTGQVVVVGRSVMDIAQHPVVLNTVLPLMRQMAWPCLRVIVVSGFGATLVAGVMAMYVGAMVILDAGSTYRSSTL
- the LOC109751481 gene encoding 2-isopropylmalate synthase A isoform X3, with the translated sequence MESQASISPWVNSTLRASQQRQHARSSRRRSPSLLASEVSGLVVLFNLSLHDAYLISWLIVVSMSYIYRSDRVFLYHILGEVIKAGATSLSIPVGQHTPLHEFQELIADIKENTPGIENAIISTPCHDVLGLASANTLVGVFARAKQLEVTVTVSGERVGNSSMEEVVMEIKFSRELSGDLYTGVNTQGSTMKSKMMQEQSGLHAQLHNATLGAIAHEREINLECTEMLKFERTCEIASYVDIGLSRRHVVRTKVVEHGYGITEKEFADLCKSSYKVVAEEQKPVAPLDSRMDITTLLYNTGQVVVVGRSVMDIAQHPVVLNTVLPLMRQMAWPCLRVIVVSGFGATLVAGVMAMYVGAMVILDAGSTYRSSTL
- the LOC141022500 gene encoding 2-isopropylmalate synthase A-like; the protein is MNSMNYLSNPNSVCSIIPLTRRVPRSTFRIGAGAASTMAYRRYRPVPVAASPMAHRPVPGSTVLCFASARQPEPVPESTRRKLVAARLLADLRADAIVARCLDSLPDDLDAVRAIAMEVGNTPIGEDGHVPVICAVSGCNKGDIGAAWEALRHAQKRRIRLVDVDVGAMQMQHKTAEQVVADARDMVAYARTVGFLHIEFTPEDPARYKFLFDRFVGQII
- the LOC109751481 gene encoding 2-isopropylmalate synthase A isoform X2 codes for the protein MESQASISPWVNSTLRASQQRQHARSSRRRSPSLLAIKLTPLPKIQSEVSGLVVLFNLSLHDAYLISWLIVVSMSYIYRSDRVFLYHILGEVIKAGATSLSIPVGQHTPLHEFQELIADIKENTPGIENAIISTPCHDVLGLASANTLVGVFARAKQLEVTVTVSGERVGNSSMEEVVMEIKFSRELSGDLYTGVNTQGSTMKSKMMQEQSGLHAQLHNATLGAIAHEREINLECTEMLKFERTCEIASYVDIGLRRHVVRTKVVEHGYGITEKEFADLCKSSYKVVAEEQKPVAPLDSRMDITTLLYNTGQVVVVGRSVMDIAQHPVVLNTVLPLMRQMAWPCLRVIVVSGFGATLVAGVMAMYVGAMVILDAGSTYRSSTL